DNA from Bacteroides zoogleoformans:
GAAACGCTGCTGCGTCTCAGAGTAGTACGTGCATGTGCGCACCTGTCCGTGGGGCACGTGCTGCGTGCGATAGTAATTACCCTCTTCTCCTTCGGGCACTTCGATGCCACCTGCCATGCGGCTGCACCCGAAGAAAGTAGTGGTCATGGGGTCGATGACGGAAAAACCGTCCACCAGCAGGAAGTAGTAGTGGAAACCTACCACCAACGGCTCGGTCTTGGCTGTCCACCAGCCGTTTTCATCCTTGCTCATATCGTACTTCTTGCCGCATATATCCACCTGAAGACGCTTCACGTGAGGCGAGTGAATGCGGAAATAAGCACGGTTTTCTTTATCTAACCGGGGAAAGTCGCACCCGTGCATGTTGGTAGAAGCAGGCGTCGTGCTCTTCATTATCTCTTCCGCCGTAATCAGCTCCTTGCCCATCAGCTTCAACATTTGCTCGGCATAGCGACGTCCCAACACCCGATAGCCGGCAGCATCGAAATGCAGGTGGTCGGCGGCACAGCTCAAGCCTTTGGAAGAGACAACGGCAGCATTCTTAATTACTTGCGGCAGGGTGGCGATAATCGGGTTCATGCTTGCACACACGCCTCCGTGGTCGGCATTGACCACTTCGCCTGCGAGCAAAGGCACCTCTTCGGCCTTCAGGTTCAAATCGGCCAACAAACTCTCATAAACGCTCTTTACTTTCTGCGGCCAATCCTGCTCACCGGTGTTCGATTCGCCTTGATGCAGCAGGATGCCCTTTATCACGCCGTCTTTCCGGGCAATCTTGGCCATCTCCACCAAGCGGCCGTACGGGTCGTTGTCATACGCCTTCAATATACCGGCCATCCAGTCGGGAGCTGTCTTGACGTACGCCTCACGCTTGTCTTTCTGGAAAAGTTCTATCCTGCAACCTCCAACGGCCACGTGCACCACACCTATCCGCACGTTTTCCGGAAGATTCTCCACCATTGTCCGCCCGAAGTAATCGGCAGGCGTCAACCCCGTATTAGGGCGGCACAGCGGGGCACGGGCGGGATACCAGTTGCCCTTCACTCTGCCCAATTCTTTGTTGTCTACCGCCGACAGTACCTGAAAACGCGGATTGACCAATGTGTCTTGTGCTTCATAATGTGCACTACCTTCCATGTTCGATTGTCCGAGACACAGATAAACATAAAAATTCTCGTCTTGCGCAAAAGCCTCGGCTCCTGCCAAGAATAACCCCACCCACAAAAGGACGGAAAATAAAACCTTTTTCATGTCATATAGATTATTGATTCGCCATCACGACCTCTCCGTTGCCGGAAATCGTTTGTTGTATATCTCTGTATCATGCTCTTGTTCTGCGTTCTGCCTCTCAAGGAGGAGGTTTCTTTTTCAGGCATTCGCAGCCCTTTTGTCAAACACCGGTGTTTGAGCCGACAGGCACTTGTGTTTGAGCTGACAGACACAAGTGCCTGACACGACAAACACAAGTGTTTTGAAGGCAGACACCGATGCCCTGCAAAACGGCCTCTTGCCGGCCTTTTTTCTGCTCCTCATCTTTCGGGAAAGATAATCCGGTATTGCCCGCTCAGGTGCATGAAAGCAAACAGCCGGAGCAGTCCGTCGTAATAGGCATCGAAATAGCCGTCTTCATAAGGCACATGTCTTGCATTCCAAAGGCGGTCTACGAACTCACGGCTCTT
Protein-coding regions in this window:
- a CDS encoding sialate O-acetylesterase, which gives rise to MKKVLFSVLLWVGLFLAGAEAFAQDENFYVYLCLGQSNMEGSAHYEAQDTLVNPRFQVLSAVDNKELGRVKGNWYPARAPLCRPNTGLTPADYFGRTMVENLPENVRIGVVHVAVGGCRIELFQKDKREAYVKTAPDWMAGILKAYDNDPYGRLVEMAKIARKDGVIKGILLHQGESNTGEQDWPQKVKSVYESLLADLNLKAEEVPLLAGEVVNADHGGVCASMNPIIATLPQVIKNAAVVSSKGLSCAADHLHFDAAGYRVLGRRYAEQMLKLMGKELITAEEIMKSTTPASTNMHGCDFPRLDKENRAYFRIHSPHVKRLQVDICGKKYDMSKDENGWWTAKTEPLVVGFHYYFLLVDGFSVIDPMTTTFFGCSRMAGGIEVPEGEEGNYYRTQHVPHGQVRTCTYYSETQQRFRRCVVYTPAEYETKPKKRYPVLYLQHGMGEDETGWSTQGLMYNIMDNQIAEGKCVPMIVVMESGDVEVGFRPRPGKDVNEERNLYGASFAKLMINDLIPMIDKTFRTYTDREHRAMAGLSWGGKQTFDITLTNLDKFSYIGGFSGAIFGLNVKHAFNGVFTDVAAFNKKVHCLFLGCGTEENMGTAQLVKSLRDMGIRVASYESQGTAHEWLTWRRCLNEFLPNLFK